In one window of Pedosphaera parvula Ellin514 DNA:
- a CDS encoding glycoside hydrolase family 25 protein, producing the protein MKASLKTTVMKSSLALAAAVAMSVGSQSAQANNLLGIDVSSYQGSPNWTSVAGCGPKYAFVKATEGNYYQDSVYNSDMSNGKAAGLQMGAYDFCRPDQISPATEANYFWAFAGSKITTDGKSLYPMADFEVFGGHVGATTYTAWFNAWSADVKAKKTTFMHPVIYCSAGTGACDLNTGITLSAWIANYNGGNLYTGHPWTCCTSCNAWGPGTGNNWTYWQVSSTGAICGISGNVDLDAYPLSLSELIAYQGL; encoded by the coding sequence ATGAAAGCCTCACTAAAAACCACTGTGATGAAATCATCACTCGCGCTGGCCGCTGCAGTGGCCATGTCCGTCGGGTCACAAAGCGCGCAGGCGAACAACCTGCTCGGCATCGACGTCTCGAGCTATCAAGGCTCACCCAACTGGACAAGCGTTGCTGGTTGCGGACCAAAGTATGCCTTCGTCAAAGCCACCGAAGGCAATTATTATCAGGACTCCGTCTACAACTCCGACATGAGCAACGGCAAGGCCGCTGGTCTGCAAATGGGCGCTTATGATTTCTGCCGCCCTGACCAGATCAGTCCTGCCACCGAGGCTAATTATTTCTGGGCCTTTGCCGGATCCAAGATCACTACCGATGGCAAGTCCCTCTATCCGATGGCGGATTTTGAGGTCTTCGGCGGCCATGTCGGCGCCACCACCTACACCGCCTGGTTTAACGCCTGGTCCGCTGACGTCAAGGCCAAGAAAACGACCTTCATGCATCCCGTCATCTATTGCAGCGCCGGCACTGGCGCCTGTGATCTGAATACCGGCATCACCTTGTCGGCCTGGATCGCCAACTACAATGGCGGGAATCTGTATACCGGCCATCCCTGGACCTGCTGCACCAGCTGCAATGCCTGGGGTCCTGGCACTGGTAATAACTGGACCTACTGGCAGGTCAGCTCCACGGGCGCCATTTGCGGCATCTCCGGCAACGTGGACCTGGATGCCTATCCTCTGTCCCTCTCTGAGCTGATCGCCTATCAAGGGCTGTAA
- a CDS encoding Gldg family protein, producing MNSVANIRAITKRELGGYFSSPVAYVFIVIFLLLTGFFTFTVGRFFESGQANLDSFFTWHPWLYLFLVPCVGMRLWAEERRVGTIELLLTKPVTIWQAILGKFLASWIFLGLALALTFPVIITVNYLGSPDNGVIIAAYVGSFLMAGTYLAISCMTSAMTRNQVVSFIVSVVICLFLVLCGFPPVTNLLTRMDKPWLVDLVSSLSVMTHFQPFTTGMLDSRNVIFFLLIIGFALFTNGVIIRSHRAVSMDKIRKQKGFEAALYSTAGVAAMFVVMVAAYIITSAVKVRVDVTADKAHTLSSGTKNIIGKLNSHVTLRFYCTQADNAMPPALRTYARHIEDLLGEYKQQAKDKLVIQKFDPKPDSDAEDSARLNGVEGRATGPFGSAKIYLGMVASMFDEKFALPWLPPERERLLEYDISRAIGRVANRKRPVIGIMTGLPVYGEQPSMLMHPGEARAEEWAFVTELKKDFTIKDVPLTASNIDDDINVLLVAHPVDISDTAQYAIDQFVLRGGKLLAFLDPHAYFDQKHDRNQNFTMAGDNAAQSSLDKLLKAWGLEMDVNRVAADTSFASRNLQSGDTMPTLLLVTRSGINENDVATSQIDNLVLPFAGAFMGKPAEGLKETVLVKCSPNSELVDSMISTAASEQILRNFKPSNVQYPLAIQLTGKFKTAFPDGKPKSNDEKEKSPNVSQLKESKGRGDVILVADTDMLNDKVCVRVQNAMGHRTVQSMNGNLNFIQSLVEQFAGDDDLISSRSRASMSRPFTRVKDMQAKAGKQWEEKVQILETKQRETEQRIKDLRNHKEGSQDQSIILSPAQEQELEKYQQSLVEVSKDLKLVRKKLSKDTEALEFWTKVMNIGTMPIVVAISGLGLALIKPKRRGVK from the coding sequence ATGAACTCCGTCGCGAACATCAGAGCCATAACAAAACGCGAACTGGGCGGATATTTTTCTTCACCCGTCGCCTATGTCTTCATTGTCATCTTTTTGCTATTGACGGGTTTTTTCACCTTCACGGTCGGCAGGTTTTTCGAGAGCGGCCAGGCCAATCTGGATTCCTTTTTTACGTGGCACCCGTGGCTTTACCTATTCCTTGTTCCCTGCGTGGGAATGAGGCTTTGGGCAGAGGAGCGGCGTGTCGGTACGATCGAGCTCCTGCTAACGAAGCCAGTTACCATCTGGCAGGCCATCCTCGGGAAATTTCTGGCATCCTGGATTTTTCTGGGGCTTGCATTGGCACTGACCTTTCCGGTCATCATTACCGTTAATTACCTCGGATCACCCGATAATGGGGTGATTATTGCTGCGTACGTCGGCAGCTTCCTAATGGCTGGAACTTATCTGGCAATAAGTTGCATGACCTCGGCCATGACACGTAACCAGGTTGTGAGCTTTATCGTTTCGGTCGTCATTTGCCTGTTTCTTGTATTGTGTGGATTTCCGCCGGTGACAAATTTGCTCACCCGGATGGATAAGCCGTGGTTGGTGGATCTCGTTTCCTCTTTGAGTGTAATGACTCATTTTCAACCATTCACAACGGGAATGTTGGACTCGCGAAACGTGATTTTCTTTTTGCTGATCATCGGTTTCGCGCTGTTCACCAACGGGGTAATCATTCGCAGTCACCGGGCAGTTTCCATGGACAAAATTCGGAAGCAAAAAGGCTTCGAAGCTGCACTCTACTCCACTGCCGGTGTTGCGGCCATGTTTGTGGTCATGGTTGCGGCTTACATAATTACCAGCGCGGTCAAAGTTCGTGTTGATGTCACGGCGGATAAAGCTCACACGCTTTCATCGGGCACGAAGAACATTATCGGCAAGCTCAACTCGCACGTTACCCTCCGCTTTTATTGCACGCAGGCCGATAACGCCATGCCACCGGCCCTAAGGACTTATGCTCGACATATCGAGGATCTGTTGGGCGAGTATAAACAGCAGGCCAAGGATAAATTGGTTATTCAAAAGTTTGATCCCAAGCCGGATTCAGATGCTGAAGATTCGGCGCGACTTAACGGTGTCGAAGGCCGTGCGACGGGTCCGTTTGGCAGTGCCAAGATTTACCTGGGCATGGTGGCCAGCATGTTCGATGAGAAATTCGCGCTGCCATGGTTGCCGCCAGAGCGGGAACGATTGCTGGAATACGACATTTCCCGCGCCATCGGCCGGGTGGCGAATCGTAAACGGCCGGTGATTGGTATAATGACAGGGCTGCCAGTATATGGCGAGCAACCCAGCATGCTGATGCACCCGGGAGAAGCTCGCGCGGAGGAATGGGCCTTTGTCACGGAATTAAAAAAAGACTTTACCATCAAGGATGTCCCTCTAACTGCCTCGAATATCGATGATGACATCAACGTTCTTTTAGTGGCGCATCCAGTGGATATTTCCGACACGGCACAATATGCCATTGATCAGTTTGTGCTGCGTGGTGGGAAGTTACTCGCATTCCTGGATCCCCATGCCTACTTCGATCAAAAGCATGATCGAAATCAAAACTTTACCATGGCAGGTGACAATGCAGCCCAGTCTTCACTGGATAAACTGCTCAAGGCATGGGGCCTCGAAATGGATGTCAACAGGGTGGCAGCCGACACATCGTTCGCCAGCCGCAATTTGCAAAGTGGTGATACCATGCCAACACTGCTGTTGGTCACACGGTCGGGAATTAATGAAAATGACGTTGCCACCAGTCAGATTGATAATCTCGTTTTGCCATTTGCCGGTGCGTTTATGGGCAAACCTGCGGAGGGACTCAAGGAAACTGTCCTGGTCAAATGCTCTCCCAATTCAGAGTTGGTAGACAGCATGATCTCAACTGCTGCCAGTGAGCAAATCCTGAGGAATTTCAAACCTTCGAATGTGCAATACCCGCTTGCCATTCAGTTGACGGGAAAATTCAAAACTGCTTTTCCGGATGGGAAACCCAAAAGCAATGACGAAAAGGAAAAGTCTCCAAACGTCAGCCAGTTGAAAGAGTCGAAAGGCAGGGGTGATGTAATTCTGGTGGCGGATACTGACATGTTGAACGATAAGGTGTGCGTGAGAGTTCAGAATGCGATGGGACACCGCACTGTGCAGTCCATGAATGGCAACCTTAACTTTATCCAAAGTCTGGTGGAACAATTTGCAGGCGACGATGATTTAATCAGTTCACGGAGCCGCGCCAGCATGAGCCGTCCCTTTACGCGGGTCAAAGATATGCAAGCCAAGGCCGGTAAACAATGGGAGGAAAAGGTTCAAATCCTGGAAACCAAGCAGAGAGAAACCGAGCAGAGGATCAAAGATCTGCGAAATCACAAGGAAGGGAGTCAGGACCAAAGCATCATTCTATCACCTGCACAGGAGCAGGAGTTGGAGAAATATCAGCAATCCCTGGTGGAAGTGAGCAAGGATTTGAAGCTGGTGCGTAAGAAATTGAGCAAGGACACGGAAGCTTTGGAGTTTTGGACCAAAGTCATGAATATCGGGACAATGCCAATTGTGGTGGCGATTTCAGGGCTTGGCCTGGCCCTCATCAAACCCAAACGAAGAGGTGTTAAATGA
- a CDS encoding response regulator transcription factor, with the protein MNTTTVTTKTTVWLIEDNADYRRMVAWQINQISGLYCVHTYSTCEQALAAIRTEPLPQVVLCDVGLPGMDGITGMSAIKALSPSTHVIMLTVHDDPHKVYGAICAGASGYLLKDASEEAITAAIHEVLNGGAPMNGRIARLVLGAFAQQNSTPHNDYGLSAREKDILQYMVKGLIKKEIAEEMGLSYHTVNNYLRRIYDKLHVHTRGGAVAKTVEEKLLKGREPA; encoded by the coding sequence ATGAATACCACTACGGTCACAACGAAAACGACGGTCTGGCTGATCGAAGACAACGCTGACTACCGCCGGATGGTCGCCTGGCAGATCAACCAGATTTCCGGCTTGTACTGTGTACACACATATTCCACTTGCGAACAGGCCTTGGCCGCCATCCGCACCGAACCCCTGCCCCAGGTGGTGCTGTGTGATGTGGGCTTGCCTGGCATGGATGGGATCACCGGCATGAGCGCCATCAAGGCTCTTTCACCCAGCACACATGTCATCATGTTGACGGTGCACGACGACCCTCACAAGGTATATGGCGCAATCTGTGCGGGTGCATCCGGTTATCTTCTTAAGGATGCCTCAGAGGAAGCGATCACCGCTGCTATCCATGAAGTCCTCAACGGCGGGGCACCGATGAACGGTCGGATTGCCCGCCTGGTATTGGGGGCTTTCGCTCAGCAGAACAGTACGCCTCATAATGACTATGGTCTCTCCGCGCGCGAAAAAGACATCCTCCAATATATGGTCAAAGGATTGATAAAAAAAGAAATTGCCGAGGAGATGGGGCTGAGTTATCACACGGTCAATAATTACCTGCGCCGAATTTACGACAAGCTCCACGTCCATACTCGAGGAGGAGCCGTCGCCAAGACCGTCGAAGAAAAATTGCTCAAAGGCAGGGAGCCGGCATGA
- a CDS encoding DUF4340 domain-containing protein, with protein MNRKQFIFVLIALAIIGSAGLILLNQKRESWTVREARMGDKVLKDFKINDVAVIHVKGKGGSDFNVVNTNGIWCVRERNDYVANYQQIKDLLIKIRDIKVVQAETFVHSELPQVELDEPGKGAGSGTLLEFKDRQGKLIEALLVGKRHLRPEEKGVPFGLHGLFDGCYILLPKDSETVLLISNELSSATPDPESWLSRDFFKIERIRFISSVSQNMANSWSVSRETQSGPWTLADNKSGSEEVLDANTISQTVEMIGFLRFTDVIPNTVASQISLKNPVVLTIQTFDNFSYTLKIGDRNPNGNYHMTVNVAADISAERTVGRNETAEEKKTLDEEFREKTNRLQNKLAKELLLARWVYVVDSQNIDMLIRDRTQILEKKATVGKQSKAANNVLLGVDH; from the coding sequence ATGAATCGCAAGCAATTCATATTTGTCCTGATTGCGTTGGCCATCATTGGCAGCGCTGGCCTGATCTTACTGAATCAAAAGAGGGAATCCTGGACCGTTCGAGAGGCCAGGATGGGTGACAAAGTGCTGAAGGATTTCAAAATAAATGATGTCGCCGTCATTCACGTCAAAGGCAAGGGTGGCTCCGATTTTAATGTGGTTAATACAAACGGAATCTGGTGCGTACGGGAGCGCAATGATTACGTGGCGAATTACCAGCAAATTAAAGATTTGCTGATTAAAATAAGAGATATCAAGGTGGTGCAGGCCGAGACGTTTGTACATTCGGAGCTTCCTCAAGTGGAGTTGGACGAACCTGGCAAAGGAGCTGGCAGCGGCACACTGCTTGAATTTAAAGACAGACAGGGGAAGCTCATTGAAGCCCTGCTCGTGGGCAAAAGGCACTTGCGCCCTGAAGAAAAAGGAGTGCCTTTTGGGCTGCATGGCTTGTTCGATGGCTGTTATATCCTTTTGCCCAAGGATTCCGAGACCGTTCTGCTGATCTCAAATGAACTTTCCAGTGCCACGCCAGATCCCGAATCGTGGCTAAGCAGGGATTTCTTTAAAATAGAACGTATTCGTTTTATTTCCTCGGTATCTCAAAACATGGCCAATTCCTGGAGCGTCTCGCGCGAAACCCAGTCAGGTCCGTGGACCCTTGCCGATAACAAATCCGGTTCTGAAGAGGTATTGGATGCGAACACAATCTCGCAAACCGTCGAAATGATTGGTTTTCTCCGCTTCACGGATGTCATTCCCAATACGGTCGCCTCACAAATAAGTTTGAAAAATCCAGTCGTGCTGACAATCCAAACGTTCGACAACTTCTCCTACACGCTCAAAATAGGTGATCGAAATCCAAATGGAAATTATCACATGACCGTAAACGTTGCGGCGGATATTTCTGCGGAACGCACAGTTGGCAGGAATGAAACGGCTGAGGAAAAGAAAACATTGGACGAAGAATTTCGGGAGAAAACAAACAGGCTTCAAAACAAGCTCGCGAAGGAACTTTTGCTGGCGCGGTGGGTTTATGTGGTCGATTCACAGAACATTGATATGCTCATTCGTGATCGTACCCAGATTCTTGAGAAGAAAGCAACGGTTGGAAAACAAAGCAAGGCGGCCAACAATGTTCTGCTGGGTGTTGATCATTAA
- a CDS encoding ABC transporter ATP-binding protein: MIKAENLTKAFGLKLAVNDVSFSVERGEVLGFLGPNGAGKSTTMRMITGFIAPSGGKVSVGGYDVTTDPIPVKRLIGYLPESAPVYVDMTVRSFLGFCAELSGLRGDDRKKAVNRVVEMCFLESVLYQSVDTLSKGYRHRTCFAQAIIHDPDVLVLDEPTDGLDPNQKHEIRGLIRRMGERKAIIFSTHILEEVEAVCSRAIIIDRGQIVANGTPQELKRKSEFGGAVLLAVRGVSGAQLTERLSSIPNARKAVIVKEENGEVWARVYPSSENRNGELVRNVLTAANGWQVEELHTEEGRLDEVFRNITMPDTAKEKAK; this comes from the coding sequence ATGATAAAAGCCGAAAACCTCACTAAAGCGTTCGGCCTAAAACTCGCCGTAAACGACGTTTCTTTCAGTGTTGAGCGGGGAGAGGTGTTGGGTTTTCTGGGACCTAACGGTGCTGGCAAGTCGACCACCATGCGCATGATCACAGGTTTCATCGCGCCCTCCGGTGGCAAGGTCAGCGTTGGTGGCTATGACGTGACGACAGATCCGATTCCAGTCAAACGGCTGATCGGCTATCTTCCTGAAAGCGCCCCGGTCTATGTGGATATGACGGTCCGAAGTTTTCTGGGCTTCTGCGCAGAGCTGAGCGGATTGCGGGGGGATGATCGAAAAAAGGCGGTTAATCGTGTCGTTGAAATGTGCTTTCTTGAATCGGTGCTATATCAAAGTGTTGACACGCTTTCCAAAGGATATCGCCATCGCACTTGTTTTGCCCAGGCGATCATCCATGATCCCGACGTATTGGTGTTGGATGAACCGACCGATGGGTTGGATCCGAACCAGAAGCACGAAATCCGCGGTTTGATCCGGCGGATGGGTGAGCGAAAGGCGATTATTTTTTCCACTCATATCCTGGAGGAAGTGGAAGCTGTTTGTTCGCGCGCGATCATAATTGACCGGGGGCAGATCGTGGCCAACGGCACGCCACAGGAATTGAAACGAAAATCCGAGTTTGGCGGGGCGGTTCTGCTGGCCGTCCGCGGTGTTTCGGGCGCGCAATTGACGGAGCGGCTTTCCAGCATTCCCAACGCTCGCAAGGCGGTTATCGTCAAAGAGGAAAACGGCGAAGTCTGGGCGCGTGTCTATCCCAGCTCGGAAAACCGAAATGGCGAACTCGTCCGCAACGTGCTAACCGCGGCCAATGGCTGGCAGGTTGAGGAATTGCACACCGAAGAAGGCCGGTTGGATGAAGTTTTCCGCAACATTACAATGCCTGACACCGCGAAAGAAAAAGCCAAATGA
- a CDS encoding FKBP-type peptidyl-prolyl cis-trans isomerase N-terminal domain-containing protein — MKLKLSKAIILVAFMAFSTMAEELAPATTPIAPPDKEKVSYALGMQMGLELKPAGADVDTDVAARALKDILLGKPSQFKDSEITDALNQARANGLAVATQTVKGREKISYALGVRKGEQLKRVGADIDVDALAQGLKDVMTGKPTKIQESEIESLFMKAEAYTAAKQSKKNREAGEAFLAKNAKAPGIKVLPDGLQYRIIQTGNGKIPTTNDLLLVKLRGKLIDGMIFDSKEHFPTRSNGGIQGVQEALQRMKVGSKWEVFVPANLGYGNEGEAALSIGPDSTLIYELELVAIAQPGDPRIGTGTVGHGLEGLEGQNSSSNPAK; from the coding sequence ATGAAGTTGAAGTTATCAAAAGCGATAATCCTAGTCGCATTCATGGCATTTTCAACCATGGCTGAGGAGCTTGCTCCCGCCACAACGCCGATTGCGCCGCCAGACAAGGAAAAAGTCAGTTATGCTCTGGGGATGCAAATGGGCTTGGAGCTCAAGCCCGCTGGCGCGGATGTGGATACCGATGTGGCTGCCCGAGCCCTCAAGGATATATTACTGGGAAAGCCCAGCCAATTTAAAGACTCTGAGATTACTGACGCTCTCAATCAGGCGCGGGCAAATGGATTGGCCGTTGCCACGCAGACTGTAAAAGGCCGGGAGAAAATCAGCTATGCGTTGGGGGTGAGAAAGGGTGAACAACTCAAACGCGTTGGCGCAGATATAGACGTTGACGCCCTTGCCCAAGGCCTCAAGGATGTAATGACCGGAAAGCCGACTAAAATCCAGGAATCCGAAATCGAGTCGCTTTTCATGAAGGCAGAAGCCTACACAGCAGCTAAACAGTCAAAAAAGAACAGAGAGGCTGGCGAAGCATTTCTCGCCAAAAACGCCAAAGCTCCAGGGATCAAGGTGCTGCCAGATGGCTTGCAGTACCGGATTATTCAAACGGGTAACGGTAAAATTCCGACAACTAACGACCTCTTGCTCGTTAAACTTCGAGGAAAGTTAATTGACGGCATGATCTTTGACAGTAAAGAGCATTTTCCGACCCGAAGTAACGGTGGAATTCAGGGGGTGCAGGAGGCTTTGCAAAGGATGAAAGTAGGATCGAAGTGGGAAGTTTTTGTGCCTGCCAACCTTGGCTATGGCAACGAAGGAGAGGCGGCGTTAAGTATTGGCCCGGACTCGACCCTTATTTACGAACTGGAACTGGTTGCCATTGCGCAGCCGGGCGATCCCCGGATCGGTACTGGAACCGTGGGGCACGGACTGGAGGGGCTGGAAGGGCAAAATTCATCCTCTAATCCTGCCAAATGA